The Microtus ochrogaster isolate Prairie Vole_2 chromosome 10, MicOch1.0, whole genome shotgun sequence genome contains the following window.
tttattgttcctCTAGTAATTTCGTCCAGAATTGATACAGACAATTCATCATTTGAGTCTGTATCTTCAGAGCCAAAATCAAGATTTGCTATGTTAGATGATGTCAAAATTTTAGCCAATGGCCTCCTTCAGCTGGGACATGGACTTAAAGATTTTGTCCATAAGACTAAGGGACAAATTAACGACATATTTCAGAAACTCAACATATATGATCAATCTTTTTATGACCTATCACTTCAAACCAACGAaatcagagaagaggaaaaggaactaAGAAGAACTACATCCAAACTACGAGTCAGAAATGAGGAGGTGAAGAATATGTCACTTGAACTCAACTCCAAACTTGAAAACCTATTAGAAGAGAAAACCGCGCTTCAACAAAAAGTCGGTGCTTTGGAGGAGCAGCTAATGAATttaattcaaagccaacctgggacTCAGGAGTACCCAGAAGTGACGTCACTTAAAGTAAGTAGAACTCATAACTATTTTCcatgtggatttttaaaaatacatcttaaagaaatactattttaaatactCTGCCATGTGAGTAAACTACTTAATACTTTCCAGAAAGAAATTTTACtaggaaataaaattttcctcTGTAACTTCAATTCAGTTTTGGTTGCCtaatattatatttgaaaatagctaaaatatatatttcatatgatGATTAAACATCAGTTGAGCAATAAAGTTTATAACGTTCAATTATTATGTTACTACTAATTattagaggtaaaaaaaaattttaaaaattaaatttactattCTTCCATAAACAAAAATAGATTAATACTGCAAATGGTATGTTTTAATTCCTTTGAAACATTGTTTCTTTTAGtttaaataaaactcagaaaattttaaaaatggtcatTTTGAATATAGTAACAAAAgtatatattatttgaaaaaacaCAGGACAATGATAGCCAATGTTCACTTTTCTAACCCACTACCAGTTTAAAATTAGATGActgttaaaaatgaataaaaacttaaaaagacagagaaaattttaaacaaactaCAATCTGTGTGCAGAGTTTTGTAGAACAGCAAGATAACAGCATCAAAGACCTCCTCCAGACTGTGGAAGAGCAATATAAACAATTAAGTCAACAGCACAGCcagataaaagaaatagaaaaccagGTAAGTCAGCCTACTGCTCTTTTCGATCTGCTGCACTGGCTGATGTCAACACGGGCTGTTAAGACAGCCCTCCACAGCTAATCATCTGCTTGCAAACTTTCTATGCAACTGGCAGCTAAGCTGTCCTGCTGTTTCCTCACATGTGCTACAAAGCAAACAGCAGAGCCTATCATATAAACTGTGAGGAAAAAGGATTCATAACTGCGTGCATTAAAGTGATCCGATTGGATTTTAAAGCAGGTCCTGAACCTGTTCTGCTCAAAACACCCACAATAGCTTCCTGTCTTACTCATCACTACCCTGAGAACCTGATCATCTCACTGATTCTATCTCACTGGTTTCCTTGCTGTTCCTGAAGCACATGAAACACGCTGCCCCAGGACCTCTGCCTAAAATGCTCTTTTTTTCAGGTATCTGCACTTCTCATATACTTTCATCAAATACAAAATGTTCAGTAAAGCTGTCAAGGcatttaatcaaaaataaaagttctcCCCAAAAGGCACTAATCCAATTATTTCTCAACATCTTTATATTTAgcataaatataaagatatttctTGCCTATCCCTGAATTAAACTGGAAGATCTATGAACCTAGGATTCTTTTCCTAttactttatttactaaaaccCTTCACATAAAATACTGTACAAACACAGAGTAGACATTCAACATTTGAACTGACCATGGCAATATCATATTTGGCACACAAAAGTTAATAAAGTTGGCCAAGATTATGATCCATACTGTTGGAAAGAGAACATATTCAAATATGTTAAGCAAAGCATATAGCCTTActggttcttttccttttaatcaatgtttcattttgtttgtttcattctctTAATTTTGTTACTTATTAAACAATATGTTTGATTAAATGTCTCAAGAACAGAATGCATATACATTCTGAAAAGCACTGTTTATTCCTCTTTGCTCCCTTGTAAGAGGTGGGGTCAGACCTTTCTGCACAGGCTCAGCAGGCACCCTGCCATTGAGCTCTATTTCCAGCCCAGTTTATTGTTTTACCATAGAAAACATTATAAAGTCAAAGACAACGTGTACATAATTGTACTTTTTGGTATCCTTACCCAGAATTCCTTAATTATATATTcaatagtattttaaaagtagatttatattcttttatcaGCTCAGAAAGACTGGTATTCAAGAACCCACTGAAAATTCCCTTTCTTCTAAATCAAGAGCACCAAGAACTACTCCCCCTCTTCAACcgaatgaaacaaaaattatagaACAAGATGGTAAGATAATCTGGTGGGGTTCATCTATATAATTCCCTATTTTTAGGACCTgatctaaactaaaaaaaataaaaagacatatatATCAAATACCATCACCAAATGTCAACTTAATTAGATACTggtttttttagtttcttttttctaacattttaacACTATATATGGTATTAAGATATGAAGCTGATATTAAAAACATGAACTAATTATTAATTTCATAGAGAGAAAATGATACTGCAGGTGTAGAAAAGGAATAAGCTCATGTTTATAAGAGACTTAGAAACCTATGCAAGGGGCCTaaagtcattatttaaaaattactttcaaaagcAACAAAGTACAGTCATGTGTATAAAGAAAAAGtacacttttaaaaactgatgaAGATTATGAAATTCTTCTCTTCAaaaattctgctttcttttctgcttaaaATCTTTTACAAATATAACAAAAGTTCCGGGGAACAAAATCTCTTATTTCCAGCTAGTTTTCAACAAAACTATATATTCCCAACaattattcttgtttatgtaaTTCACATAGGAAATATACCTGTTTGCTCTCTTCCTGTATGTTCACTGCTTCTACACATCTGTAGATTCTAGTTATGAACCAAACCCTGTACTGAACTTCCTCTACTTAATATTCTTAATATGCCTAACAAATTAgtaatgccttttttttttttttttttttttttttttttcgagacagggtttctctgtggctttggagcctgtcctggaactcgctttgtagaccaggctggtctcaaactcacagagtaatgccttttaaaattctcattttgtagattttctttaaaataagtaagttggaaatgttattttaatgttaGTTGGATAGTTTGCTGTCTAGCAAATATGCCTTAGCATAAACATTACTGAACAGTCACACCAATTCCATGAAACAGCAACTCCATCGAGCTCCAAAAATATTCTACTCCTAAACATTACATTATTATGTTTGTTAATTCTAGACCTTCCTGCTGACTGCTCTGTCATTTATAACAGAGGTGAACATACAAGTGGTGTGTATGCCATTAGAACAAGCAACTCTCAAGTGTTTAATGTGTACTGTGACACCCAATCAGGTAAAACCTGCCTAAGGAAAGAATGGGCTAAAGTAAATTAAAGATATTCACTGCCTATTACCAAGACTAAGCCTGTTATTAATCCACCGAATATGATTATTTCTGCAAATTTGGgaccataataaataataaagtacatTACCTTAACTATATAATACCAAATTAACAAATCACCTCCCAAAGTCACCAATTAAAACCAAAGTTAAAACACGGCCATTTTTCCCATTAATATTAATCTACTAAGAATAACTACATCCATTAACACCCTCCAGGTAGCCCATGGACATTAATTCAACACCGGAAAGATGGGTCACAAGACTTCAACGAAACGTGGGAGAACTACAAAAACGGTTTCGGAAGATTTGACGGTAAAATGATTTCCTTGTATTATTCACTTATCTGCTAATTTAACAATATGAACTGGGTGTACTGATATAGGCCTGAGATCTTTATTAACACTATTAACATTATTCATTTATCTGCATATTTAACAATATTGACTGGATAAACGCCTGAGATCTTTATTAACACTATTAACATATTCATTTATCTGCATATTTAACAATATTGACTGGATACAGGCCTGAGATCTTTACATTATTAACATTATTCATTTATCTACTAATTTAACAATATGAACTGGATGTACTGATACAGGCCTGAGATTTtaaccctgggggtgggggactggaaTGAAGCAGAggatggaaagttcaaggccagtctggaccacACACTGAGATCCATTTtcgaagaaaaagaatataagtTAAGAAACAATTATATAATAGACAATGGAAAtgtaacaataaacaaaaaactagtCTTCATAAAACTGATTGATAAATTTTACAGGTTAGCTAGTACAATTATTTCAATTGTACT
Protein-coding sequences here:
- the Angptl3 gene encoding angiopoietin-related protein 3, encoding MHTIKIFLFIVPLVISSRIDTDNSSFESVSSEPKSRFAMLDDVKILANGLLQLGHGLKDFVHKTKGQINDIFQKLNIYDQSFYDLSLQTNEIREEEKELRRTTSKLRVRNEEVKNMSLELNSKLENLLEEKTALQQKVGALEEQLMNLIQSQPGTQEYPEVTSLKSFVEQQDNSIKDLLQTVEEQYKQLSQQHSQIKEIENQLRKTGIQEPTENSLSSKSRAPRTTPPLQPNETKIIEQDDLPADCSVIYNRGEHTSGVYAIRTSNSQVFNVYCDTQSGSPWTLIQHRKDGSQDFNETWENYKNGFGRFDGEFWLGLEKIYAIVKQSNYILRLELQDWKDSKHYVEYSLRLGSHETNYTLHLAETAGNVPEALPEHRDLMFSTWDHRAKGQFYCPESYSGGWWWYDVCGENNLNGKYNKPRAKSKPDRRRGIYWRSQNGKLHSIKSSKMMIQPTDLESFE